The genomic interval AAGGCGGAGGCATCGCGCTCATGCTTCTGGCCGTCGCCGGCCTGGTGGGACCGGCCTGGGCACTGCGTGAGCAGGCCGCCCCGCTCCTCAACGGCCTCGGTCATCAGCCCGCCGCCGTCTCGGCGGACGCGAGCCCGCCCTCCGACCACTGACTCCGCTCCGCTGTCCGGGACGTTCACCCCACGCTCCCGGCAAACGGAGCCTGCCATGCACCCGGAACATCCAGGCGTGATTCTCCAGGGAGAGATCGTGGACATCCCGTACATCGTCATCGACCAGCTCACCCCCGACCAACAGCAGGTCTGGAAGACCTACTTCGGCGACGCCGACCGACCCCGCTACATCGAGGAAGGCATCTGGCGTCGTACGCAGGAGAAGGCCACGGCTGACCAGAGCGGCTGGACGGCCGCCGACGACGCCCGGCGGCGGATTATCCACTACCGCTACCGGTACGGCCTGGTCCCCACCACCGCCGCGCCGGCCATCGGCCTGACCGACCTGTACCTCTACCACTCCGCTACCGCTCCTGCGGACGAGATCGACGCGCACCACGACGCCCTCTGGGACTCGCTCGCCACCGGCGGCTGGAAGGAGGCTCCCGGTGGATTCTTATGGACACGTCGGGATCTGAAGTGCCGGATCACCGAGCACGACGTCCACCCCCAGGACGCCGCTGCGGGCCGTACTCTCCCCGTCGGCTACCGGAGCCTGGACGTGCAGATCGCCTCGGTGTCCTACGCACCGCCGCCCGCTGTCCGGCAGCTGCCGTGGAACGTCCTCTCCACCGGGATCAGGTCCAAGGACCGCCCCGGTACGCCGACCCGCGTCCCGGACCTGTCCGTCCTCGCGGACCTGCTGCCGTTCCAGGTGGAGATCGGCTGCGGTATGTCGGTCGAGGCGGGTATCCCGCCCCTGCACCGTCTCCACGAGATCTACCGGGTCACCGACCGCCAGGGCCACGAACCGCGGGAACACCGCTTCACCCTCTCCCCGACAGCGGACACCCTCCTCCACGAGCTGCTGACAGAGCCGGAGGAGAAGGCGGCGGAATTCGTGGAGATGTTCCGCGCATGCTTCCTGGCCGAGCCGACCCCGGCCATGTGGGCGCTCAAGGAACTGAAGGACGCCGGGCACCTCGTCGGTCCGGTCATCACCAACAACTTCGACGTGCTCGCGGCGCGCGCCGGGCTCGACGAGTGCTTCATGCGCCGGTACGACCAGGCCGTACCCGATGTCGAGTGGGTGGACGGCGCCAAGGCCCTTCTCGTCGTCGGCCTGCACGCCGACCGACGCAAGGTCCAGGCGCGCGCCCGCGCTCGCGGCATGCAGGTCGTCTACCTGGACCCGGAGGGTTTCTGGCGCGACGGCCAGTTCCTGCCCTACCCCCTGGAAGGGCCCCAGGACGGCGACCTGGTGTGCCGGGCAACCGCCGCCGAGGCACTGCCCGCTCTCGTCAACCTGCTGAATCAGCATGCTGGTTGATTCACCTGCACGAAGAGGGCCATGCCGGGTGTTGGCGCTAGCGTGACGCACCCGGCCGGCCCGGACTCCTCTGGGCGGGCGAGAGGCAAGGAAAGGAGCGTCGACCCCATGCGCGTATCCGTCATCGGTTGTGGTCACCTGGGCATTCCCCACGCCGCTGCCATGGCCGAGATCGGCCACGAGGTCATCGGCGTGGACCTGGACCAGGCGAAGATCGACCGTCTCAACGCCGGTGAGTGCCCCATCTACGAGGACGGCCTGCCCGAACTCCTCAGCACCCACACCGCCACTGGACGCCTGCGGTTCACCACCAGCCTCGCAGAGGCAGCCGAGTTCGCCGACATCCACTTCCTGGCCGTGGGCACGCCTATCGACGCGGATGGACGAAGCTACGACACCGGGCAGGTCTTCGGCGCAGCCCGCGCCCTCGCCCCGCACCTGACCCGCCCGACCGTCATCGTCGGCAAGTCCACGGTCACCGTCGGCACCTCTCGTGACCTCGGTGCTCTGCTCGCCCGTCTCTCCCCGGCCGGTGAGGACGTGGAAGTCGTTTGGAACCCGGAGTTCCTGCGCGAGGGCCACGCCATCGACGACACCCTGCGCCCCGACCGGATCGTCGTGGGCGTCCCCTCGGCCCGCGCCGAGGACGCGGTACGCCAGGTCTACGCGCCCCTCCTGGCGAACGGCATCCCGCTGTTCGTGACCGACCCCGCCACCGCCGAACTCATCAAGGGCGCCGCCAACGCCTACCTCGGCATGAAGATCTCCTTCATCAACGGCGTCGCCGACATGTGCACCGCCGCCGGAGCCGACGTCCAGCAGCTCACCGAGGCCATCGGCCTGGACCCCCGCATCGGACGCGGCGGGCTGAACGCCGGCCCCGGCTACGGCGGCGGCTGCCTCCCGAAGGACGTCCGCGCCTTCACCGCCTCCGCCCACACGCTGGGCGC from Streptomyces sp. CA-278952 carries:
- a CDS encoding UDP-glucose dehydrogenase family protein, encoding MRVSVIGCGHLGIPHAAAMAEIGHEVIGVDLDQAKIDRLNAGECPIYEDGLPELLSTHTATGRLRFTTSLAEAAEFADIHFLAVGTPIDADGRSYDTGQVFGAARALAPHLTRPTVIVGKSTVTVGTSRDLGALLARLSPAGEDVEVVWNPEFLREGHAIDDTLRPDRIVVGVPSARAEDAVRQVYAPLLANGIPLFVTDPATAELIKGAANAYLGMKISFINGVADMCTAAGADVQQLTEAIGLDPRIGRGGLNAGPGYGGGCLPKDVRAFTASAHTLGAAEAATMLRAAEEVNESRPTAALKLIEQTLGRPVDGVRITVWGASFKAGTDDVRESPALAIAALMHQRGATVTVHDPHAVPTALRRHPELDYCEDLEASLRAAQLIVVATEWPHFREADPKALAPLVADQVLVDLRNLIDAEAWRMAGWTVRQLGRPAQE